The Hymenobacter baengnokdamensis genome includes a region encoding these proteins:
- a CDS encoding deoxyhypusine synthase family protein produces MHITNFLKHHYRHFNAAALIDAADGYNKHLAEGGKMMITLAGAMSTAEMGIQLAELIRQDKVQIISCTGANLEEDIFNLVAHDFYERVPHYRDLTPADEHALLKRHMNRVTDTCIPEEEAMRRIEHTVLKFWEQADKAGEAYFPHEFFYQILKSGELEQYYQIDPKDSWMLAAAEKNLPIICPGWEDSTLGNIYAGHVITGDIKNVHTMKTGIQYMMYLADWYTEQATEESKVGFFQIGGGIAGDFPICVVPMLHQDLQRHSVPLWGYFCQISDSTTSYGSYSGAVPNEKITWGKLGEKTPKFIIESDATIVAPLVFAIVLGQ; encoded by the coding sequence ATGCACATTACCAATTTCCTCAAGCACCACTACCGCCACTTCAATGCCGCTGCGCTCATCGACGCGGCGGATGGCTACAACAAGCACTTGGCCGAAGGCGGCAAAATGATGATTACCCTGGCCGGCGCCATGAGCACCGCCGAAATGGGCATTCAGCTGGCCGAACTTATTCGCCAGGATAAAGTGCAGATTATCAGCTGCACCGGCGCTAACCTCGAAGAGGATATCTTCAACTTGGTGGCCCACGACTTCTACGAGCGCGTGCCGCACTACCGCGACCTCACGCCCGCCGACGAGCACGCCCTGCTCAAGCGCCACATGAACCGCGTAACCGATACCTGCATCCCTGAAGAGGAAGCCATGCGCCGTATCGAGCACACGGTGCTGAAGTTCTGGGAGCAGGCCGACAAAGCTGGTGAGGCGTATTTCCCGCACGAGTTCTTCTACCAGATTCTGAAATCGGGTGAGCTGGAGCAGTACTACCAGATTGACCCCAAAGATTCCTGGATGCTGGCCGCCGCCGAGAAAAACCTCCCTATCATCTGCCCCGGCTGGGAAGATTCTACCCTGGGTAATATATATGCCGGCCACGTTATTACGGGCGACATCAAGAACGTGCACACCATGAAAACCGGCATCCAGTACATGATGTACCTGGCCGACTGGTACACTGAGCAGGCCACGGAGGAGAGCAAGGTGGGCTTCTTCCAGATTGGCGGCGGCATTGCCGGCGACTTCCCCATCTGCGTGGTGCCCATGCTGCACCAGGATTTGCAGCGCCACTCGGTGCCGCTCTGGGGCTATTTCTGCCAGATTTCGGACTCAACCACTTCCTACGGCAGCTACTCGGGCGCAGTGCCCAACGAGAAAATTACCTGGGGCAAGCTGGGCGAGAAAACCCCGAAATTCATCATCGAAAGTGACGCGACTATCGTAGCACCGCTGGTGTTTGCGATTGTGCTGGGGCAATAG